A single window of Martelella sp. NC20 DNA harbors:
- a CDS encoding TRAP transporter small permease, whose translation MKKLLVGYQVLMDGLEKLCMAIAITLAGLLFLSTAYEIIVNQLVGNSPVWSEEISNLFFAWLTFVGAGVIARHGGHIGVEFVYELVGPFLKTVLRVIYMLLALVVVFVMVYFGYKMALFVGKYQKSLYLGISLYYYYLSVPVGGVLLGLFSVAAALPDPRKTAADAQNVGV comes from the coding sequence ATGAAAAAGCTGCTCGTTGGATATCAGGTCCTGATGGACGGACTGGAAAAGCTGTGCATGGCGATTGCCATCACGCTGGCCGGTCTGCTGTTTCTCAGTACCGCCTATGAAATCATCGTGAACCAGCTTGTGGGGAATTCTCCGGTCTGGTCGGAGGAAATCAGCAATCTGTTCTTTGCCTGGCTTACCTTTGTCGGCGCCGGGGTCATCGCGCGTCATGGCGGCCATATCGGGGTGGAGTTTGTCTACGAACTGGTCGGGCCGTTTCTGAAGACCGTGCTCAGGGTGATCTACATGCTGCTGGCCCTCGTGGTCGTCTTCGTCATGGTCTATTTCGGCTACAAGATGGCGCTGTTCGTCGGCAAGTACCAGAAGTCGCTCTATCTCGGCATCAGCCTCTATTACTATTACCTTTCGGTTCCCGTCGGCGGCGTGCTGCTGGGATTGTTCAGTGTCGCCGCGGCGCTTCCCGATCCGAGGAAGACGGCGGCCGACGCACAAAACGTCGGAGTGTGA
- a CDS encoding TRAP transporter substrate-binding protein, producing the protein MKKFAALALGAAMTVSATVSAASAEPIVIKIGHSSEADLHLPGAGRTACVVAMKEYLDVASEGELALDVYPDGALGGARAMVESAQTGVIQMVGAYTSILVPFVSEMAVTQIPYVFPDSLTAWQVMDGPFGDALAETVLEKTGLRVLAWPEGAGFRNIYADKPIHSVADMKGMKMRVPENPGLLAMFRAWGANTVTISWNELYTALQSGMAAGHDTELYSMYSSKLYEVNPYVTVTRHSYNLHPVLINEEFFQSLSPENQTLILRAGDLCNRVGNAQSLLSSLVIQSAMEKEGAVFYYPTKAELAEFRELSQKPYVDMVLRQMGPDGQEWVDRILAATKEAETQR; encoded by the coding sequence ATGAAGAAATTTGCAGCACTCGCGCTCGGTGCGGCGATGACGGTTAGTGCGACGGTCAGCGCTGCCAGCGCCGAGCCGATCGTCATCAAGATCGGCCACAGTTCCGAGGCGGACCTGCATCTGCCGGGCGCCGGGCGAACGGCTTGCGTTGTCGCGATGAAGGAGTATCTCGACGTCGCTTCCGAAGGCGAGCTTGCGCTTGACGTCTATCCGGACGGAGCGCTCGGCGGCGCCCGTGCGATGGTTGAATCGGCGCAAACCGGCGTGATCCAGATGGTCGGCGCCTATACGTCGATCCTTGTGCCGTTCGTGTCGGAAATGGCCGTCACGCAGATACCATATGTTTTCCCGGACAGTCTGACGGCCTGGCAGGTCATGGATGGTCCCTTCGGCGATGCGCTTGCCGAAACCGTCCTTGAAAAGACCGGACTTCGTGTTCTGGCCTGGCCGGAAGGCGCCGGTTTCCGCAATATCTACGCGGACAAGCCGATCCACAGCGTCGCCGACATGAAGGGCATGAAGATGCGCGTGCCGGAAAATCCGGGACTGCTGGCGATGTTCCGCGCCTGGGGCGCCAATACCGTTACGATCAGCTGGAACGAACTCTACACCGCCCTGCAGTCGGGCATGGCCGCAGGCCACGATACCGAGCTCTATTCGATGTATTCGTCAAAGCTCTATGAAGTGAACCCCTATGTCACCGTGACCCGGCACAGCTACAATCTGCACCCGGTTCTCATCAACGAGGAGTTCTTCCAGTCGCTGTCGCCTGAAAACCAGACTCTGATCCTGCGGGCAGGGGACCTCTGCAATCGCGTCGGAAATGCCCAGTCCCTCCTTTCCTCGCTGGTTATCCAGAGCGCGATGGAGAAGGAAGGCGCGGTCTTCTACTACCCGACCAAGGCAGAGCTCGCCGAATTCCGCGAACTTTCCCAGAAACCCTATGTCGACATGGTTCTGAGGCAGATGGGTCCCGACGGCCAGGAATGGGTCGATCGCATTCTCGCCGCCACCAAGGAAGCTGAAACCCAGCGCTAA
- the lexA gene encoding transcriptional repressor LexA produces the protein MLTRKQQELLFFIHERMKETGIPPSFDEMKEALDLASKSGIHRLITALEERGFIRRLPNRARALEILRMPDSTMGQPPRRGFSPSVIEGSLGKKQEEPKAPVGNNDSGSTGIPVMGRIAAGVPISAIQENTHQITVPAEMLGAGEHYALEVQGDSMIDAGIFDGDTVIIRNISTASPGDIVVALVNDEEATLKRFRRKGASIALEAANPAYETRIFAASQVKVQGKLVGLIRRYH, from the coding sequence ATGCTGACACGCAAACAACAGGAATTGCTGTTTTTCATTCATGAACGGATGAAAGAGACGGGCATTCCGCCCTCCTTCGATGAGATGAAGGAAGCGCTCGACCTCGCGTCGAAATCGGGCATTCACCGGTTGATCACGGCACTGGAGGAACGCGGTTTCATCCGTCGGCTTCCCAACCGCGCCCGGGCGCTAGAAATCCTGCGCATGCCGGACAGCACGATGGGTCAGCCGCCGCGCCGGGGTTTTTCGCCAAGCGTGATCGAAGGCTCCCTCGGCAAGAAACAGGAAGAGCCCAAGGCGCCGGTCGGCAACAATGACAGCGGCTCGACCGGCATACCGGTCATGGGGCGGATTGCTGCCGGCGTGCCGATTTCGGCCATTCAGGAAAACACCCATCAGATCACAGTGCCGGCGGAAATGCTTGGCGCGGGAGAACATTACGCGCTTGAGGTTCAGGGTGATTCGATGATCGACGCCGGGATCTTCGACGGCGATACCGTAATCATCCGCAATATCTCCACCGCCTCCCCCGGCGATATTGTCGTTGCGCTCGTCAATGACGAGGAAGCGACCCTGAAGCGGTTCCGCCGCAAGGGCGCATCGATCGCGCTGGAAGCGGCCAATCCGGCTTACGAGACCCGCATTTTCGCCGCAAGCCAGGTCAAGGTTCAGGGCAAGCTGGTCGGTCTGATCCGCCGCTACCACTGA